In Erpetoichthys calabaricus chromosome 11, fErpCal1.3, whole genome shotgun sequence, the DNA window CCATTGCTTTTTCCAGCGTTGTTATATGTGTTAAAGTCAAATAACACAGAGTTTGTAGCTTAGCCTTTAAAGTTGCAGGAAAGATTATTGCTTTGTATCATTTGTAATTGAGTTTTTATGGTATGTTAATAACTTTTCCCTAATTACATAATTTGGTTAGAACTGATGGGTGCATCATTGGCCACAAGGCAGGTTATTATGATTAGGAGGCTATTCAACAGGaggtcacactcacacacttatATTCCTACTGTGTTAATTTATATAGTCATCAGTTAACCAAGAATACCATGAACCTCTAAATTGTGAAAGAAAACCAATTTACTAACATAAACATGGGGAGAAACTTCAAAGAAACATTGGAAACTAGGTCACTACAGCTATGAGGGAACACAACTATGGTGTGATTAGTTTCCATATAATGCTTAACATTTTATTATGACTTTATGAACATAGCTTTTCGTCTACTGCATAAAATGGCATTTCCTGGAGTTTGTCCATTGTTCTTCCATTTTGGGGGGCTTTTcacttaataatttattttccatCAATATCCCAATTCAAGTAAAAGGTTATTTAGGTAATTTAGATTACTGGACCAGCGCAGCTGTGATAGACTTATGATTATATAACTAGTTTAAGCTGGTTTAGAGAACATACATACTGCAAGGAATCACTTGCAACAACAAACTGATACCAAATATGAGGAACTTGTTTTGCTCACAAAGCAGGACTTTGTCTTTCAAATAGAATAGAATTGACTCACACCATTTGTATTTTTGACTCCAAATTCTGCAGCCTAATCTACTGTAAATTTATGACCAAGTTGAACCTCACATACTAATATACCTAGAGCACCAGGCTGGAGCTGAGAAAGCTTTAATCTTAATGTAGTCTGCTGCCATCTCTGTGGCTTTGAGCTTCAAATGGGTCATCCATCAAGCTTTTGTGTTCTTCTACCTGTCTACCACATGTACAACTCTTAATTGTGAGGTAATCCAAACAATTCTGCAGCTAGCATTTGAGAAATCTGTATTCTgttgttacaaaataaaacaccatGTTAAGGTGATGACTGCAGTGCTTCTGTAGgtttgtaatattttatcaagGAGGTGAAGTGAAAACTGTGTAACGTGTCTATTACTTTATGGTCTCATGCTAATCTATAGCCCCATATTGAGCAGGCTACCTTCAGAATATATGCCTCAGCTTCATTTATATTATGAACATATTGATATTTCTTCTTAAACACACATTTCAATGGTTAATGTTAAATTTTACTAAAGATAAATTCATTTGTACTGAAAGGACATGATAGAGCAGTTCTACATGTATTTCAGtgattttttacaaaataaaagatcaaAGCAGAAAAGATGTATTTTTGAAAAGCAAGCAAAATATAACAAGTCTTTAAACCATGCAATAGATTAGTTAATCTAAAAAGAAGAAAGTGTACATTAAGTTTTATAGTAGTAAGATAAAGCTCACAAATAATATTGATAGCAGAAAGAAATTACTGAAGGTTAATGTGAAATATACAATAGAAAATAATAACGACCTTTCACATTTACAGTTAAGGCTGTGAGGgtacttatattttaaaaaattttaagctTTCCAATGCTGGCATTAAATCTAAAGAATTCATTCTCCCCTCACCCTTCCTCATTCTGTAAAATCTAGATTGAAATGAAAAGTGGAGTGTAAATTTCCAGTGATTTTCTTATATTGGACATTtcataaaaacaattcaaatagataaataaatcaaataaatcccTCTATATCAATGAGATGATTTATGATCCATATGGCACATGCATCACCCTTTagtctctttaaaaatattattgaatTTGTGCTACTTCATTGATGtatcttaaatatttaaatactgcaATGGCATACCAGGTTCCTCAGAATGACCTCAAGATCCACTCATATgcttaggttaggtttaggttaggtttggtttctttatttagtcatgtttacacaggaaaacatgaaaattgccttctcagttgcatctaataacaggtaacagacagaatgaaataaaacagacaaatagaaataagaaagcttaaggtaaggcagttagataaaacatatttataccaaaaaaaaaaaaaaaaggtaacaggatatatatcaaaacgttaaacattatctccgatatttcttattgaaaagtcgtatggcactaggaagaaaggagtttctggaacgatttgtgtgggttttcaaagcaactatccttcctgatttactgaagtttagttctacatgtaatggatgtctgtcatcagttgagatgatttccagtttctttaacattgccctctgacatacactagtcaaatcatctacatcagccccaataactttagctgcatacttcgtaatctgctggagctttttgtGCTTAGTATGTCCTACTGACAATGATGATCACTCCCAAATGAGCAATGAGTATGGAAATGTCTATTACCTCAAGGCCTAACTTTcaccaatttttaaaaatgcaacttaTCAATAGCAGGattctgaaacaaaataaactattgattattttttttgcctATTATTCTCATCTGTGCATTCAGTGAATAATAAGTCAGTTGTTTGTATTGACAGACAATAGAAAATGTTGATATCCACTTACAAGACCGTTGTAATGATCACTCATTGAATCATAGATAAGAAATCTTCATAAGCACACAGTAACATTAACGGGTTCTTTCTGATTCTTCTGAGTACAAATGATgacagatgataatgtctgcccAAAGGAGTGAGGGCAAAATCATAAGGTGTGTTCAGAGCCTTTAGTAAAAGGATGTCCAGCTAACTTTCTATACGGATGACCTTTAACAAAGCTGAGTTGCTTCTAGTGAGGTCTCTGTTTGACTAAAGAATAATAAATTCAGTTTAGAATGAATTAGTGGGGTTTCAAATGTATCCCATTGTCCACTCTTTCAGTATTATGAGCTACATTATAAGTTTTGAGTATCACAAATTGCCTAAATAAGTGATTCCAGCAATACTGatagactttcttttttttttcttttctattatggaattctttaaaatattttgctattGATCTACCAAGAAGAAAATTCTAGTCATCCACTGGATATATTTTTTCACCTTTCATACAAATATGCTGAGAATTGATTGTGTTGCTTGACCTTCTATCCTACATCCTTTCAGTAATTATCTGTAAACACTTCTTCTCCCATGTTGCTATCCTTTTTTCCTTTCTCCTCTGCCTTTTGGGCAGTGGAAGCTCAAGGTAAAACATACAGTGGAGCGACaaagtggtgcaatggtagcattgctgccttacagtaaggtgATCCTGGGCTCATgtcacgggtcctccctgtgtgaggagtgctttgagtagtgagaaaagtgctatataaatataacgaATTACTAAAATTAAAGATGACCAGTCATTGTAGGAAGGTGTCATTCATGCAGATGGATGCTTCACTCAACCATTAACTTAAAGAATATTTGtatcatatttaatattttgtgccATTTGTACTGTAAGGATCAATTCCCTAGTcttcacttgtaaaataaatatgataaaatattattcaaaaaagTGTGCTCATATTCAGATAGGTTTATTACAGTAGTCTTTACCTGCAAAGAGTAATATTTCAGAGATGGATATGGGTTAATTAAAACCTTCATCTATATTAAAGACATCTAAGTAACAAGTGCCTTTAGCAATAGaggtaaaattgaaaaataagtgAGTAAGCAAGCAAATAGAATATACATCCTCCAGAACAATCAATGCAGCCTTATCATCTGTCCAGCTTACATTCAAAAAgggataattaaaattaatttctgcatATGATATAAGCTAATTATAGAAGACACTGAAAGAGAGGCTTAAAAACattaagagaaagagaaagtgagtGAGAGCATAGAGGGATGGGGAGTgttagagagagaagagtaataaTAAGTAGTAAAGCTTTAGGAATTTGTCATATGTTCCAAAGAAGAAGAATGTTAGGATTTCAAACATTCTCCAAAAACGCAgtataaaaacactaaaaaaaatgaaatattgtcTTCCTTAAATATTACCTCATGTATAATCACTTTCTCTCTACGTGTGCCATGTCTATGGCAATTACGGTCTTCCACCATCTCTTTTTCTTGCCGCACTGAAATCTCATTGGTATATGTTCCCAAAACATCTCACAACATTTTCACCGATGGTCTTTCTTTCTCTGCCTTCCTCTTGCTCTTTTTCCCTTGACTTTACCCAGCAATGCAACACTTTCAATTCCTTCAGCTCTGCTGATGTGTCccaaacattttaaattgattaTTCTTTATCTCACTTAGTAATCTTTTCCTCTGTTCTATCTTTAATACTCCTTCATTTGTTACTTACTTGTCCATGAAAATGTTATTCTACTAAAAAAACATGTCTCACAGCTCTCTAGTCTGCCGTCATTGTTCTGTTCACAGTCTATGTTTCACAACTATACTTTAAGAGAGGCCATACATAACACCTtagaaagttttcttttcttttcttggttaTGTATTGGTTTATAATAtagttttaaactgcaaaaaggGAATTTTTACTATAGCAATCCATCTCTTGATTTTCTGATGCATTCCTTTATCTTGTGTTAACATACCACCCATAGGTGACAAAACTGATTCACTTCCTTGACATTTTCAGATTTTACTTTAAACTAGTATTCCAGATCTTGTCTTTGGTAAAGACCACAGTAATTGGAGTCTTGCAATTTAGGGTTAGTCCCTTCGCTTCAATGTCTTTTACTACCACATATAACATTTCCTGTAATTTCAGcaatcagggccggattaagagctttgggggcccgtagcacatttcaaatctgggggcccttttggtctgcatcatctgaagtttagattctgaacagttcaaaccggactaaataattattttactctcaattataataagaatcttataatatttatgtgaattttatgtgttgcgcccctaaagttttgttgtgtaagaaatttacagtttaaaaacgtaaagataatatttttaaagaccagtttttcaatgctacacttttttgttaaatattgggtccaccatttgggggcccccgaaattgcggggcctgtagcatatgctacatgtgcctattggttaatccggcactgtcagcaatacatctgcaaatttcacactgACATCATTCACACCTCCCACccttattgtttaatttctttaatatttcttaaAATCATTTTGCTGTCCAACAATAAAATATCTGGCGAAAGAACACAGTCTCATCATCAATCTCTTCTTATCAACTTCCATCCACTAAGTTCACTAGTgattcttaaaataataattataataagaaaaataacaataacaataatatacaCATAAAAAGAACATCTACAAAAGCAATGAAAAACAAATCCACAATGAAAAGAGAAGGTTTTAAATTAACAATAACTCACCATTTGCTGGATTTTAATTCCACTGTCAGAAATGACAAGAGTATTTGCATTGCTCCCCACATCCACAACTGAATCTCTGTTTACCTCTGGTCCAACAAAAATTAATCTCTTTTCAGCTGTTTGGTACTGTTGGTTATGAAAAAGTGATCCACTCACTTCTCCATAGTTTGTGTCACTTAagtaattcttatttttaaaattctcataTATTCTGTGACATTTGATAGCAATAACAGTAGTTATactgattaaaaataaagatgagaCTGAGCTTAAAACAATAATCAGGTAATATGTTATATTATTTTCTGGCTCATTTTGGGCAGGACTGCTTTTAACTTCAGAAAAGGCGTGTGCTTCTGTGTGTTCAGCTACAGTAACGATTACTTTTGCAGATGCAGAAAATGAAACGATTCCGTTGTCCTTCACTACTATAAGCAACTTATGAGCAGTGACATCAGACTCAGTCATCGCCCGAAGCGTCCTGATTTCTCCTGTATAGTGCCCCACTCTGAAAAGTGACAGGTCAGTGGCATCTtccagagaaaaagaaagccatgCGTTATATCCTACATCAGCATCATAAGCTCTGATTTTTGTAACTAAATAACCAGCTTTCACGTTTCTTGCGATGGTCTCTTCCACAACTGCAGTTCCATTCGTGACGGATGGAAACACGACAACTGGTGGATTGtcatttttatccaaaatgagAACGGTCACGGTAACGCTGCTGCTTAGTGAAGGCATTCCGGAGTCTTTGGCTACAACAACGAATTTAAAGCTTTTCAGTTCTTCAAAGTCAAAGGTTATGAAGCTAAACACTTGTCCATTGTCAGAACTGATGGTGAGAAAAGGCACCACTGGATTTTCCGTGGCTTCGTTTTCCCGCAGATAATAAGTGATAACTGCGTTCTCGTTTGTATCCGCATCCACAGCACTAACTTCAAGCACTGGGGTTCCAGGAGTGTTATTTTCCTCTACGTAGAATACataaaaatcttttgaaaatcttgGAGGATTGTCATTTACATCCAGCACGTTCACTAGAACAGTTTCAAAAGATGATAGAGAAGGATGACCAAAGTCTTTTGCAGTTATTGTTATATTATACTGGGATGCCAATTCTCTATCAAGTCTTGCTTTTGTTGTTAAAGAGTACAGATTTTCCTGAAGCGATGGCTTTAATTCAAATGGTAGGGTAACAGATGTGGTACATGCTATTTTTGAATTAACTCCAGAATCTACGTCTGTGATACTAATCAGCCCGACTACTGTACCTGGCTTTACATCCTcgaaaactgcacttgttaaagatGGTACTTCTATAACTGGTGCGTTGTCATtaacatcttttattttaattacaactGTGCAGTGGCTACTCATGGGTACATGTCCTTTATCTGTAGCCTTCACTTCAATCTCATACACTTTCTTTTGTTCGAAATCTATTAAACCCTTTACTTTTATTTCCCCAGTATAACTATCCAACTCAAacaattctttaattttatttcctgCAGATTCCTCAAACGAATAGACAACGTCGCCATTACTACCCTTGTCTAAATCAGTagcatttacttttaaaataagcgTACCTAACGGAACATTTTCCTCTAATGTAACAAAGTATATTTCTTCAACAAAAACCGGGGCATTATCATTCACGTCACTGACTATTATTGTAATATTCATATCTCCAGATCTCGGAGGATTACCGCCATCGACTGCTGTTAACAAAAATTCAAATTTGGGTTTTAATTCTCTGTCCAAGGCTTTTTGTAACACCAACAcgggaattttatttttctggctACCTTCCtttacttctaaaataaaataatcattttgacTTACTTGATAGAATTTTAACGAATTAACTCCAGAATCTGGATCGAAAGCCCCCTCTAGTGGAAAACGAGACCCGATTTGAGTTAATTCTAAAATTTCTAgggttttctgtttgctttggaagGCCGGGGAATTATCGTTTATATCTATAATTTCAATCTCTGCTTGATGTATTTCTAAGGGATTTTCCATTGCAACTTTAATGCTAGTAAAGCATGCCTGATCTCTGTCGCAAAGCATTTCTCTATCAATTCTTTCTTTCACTAAAAGGTCTCCAGTTTTGAGATTTACCTGCAACAGCTGCTGTTTTGATCCAGATATCACACGAAACCCTCGGGCCTCGACATTTCTGACGTCGAGACCCAAATCCTTCATAACGTTGCCGATAATCGTCCCTGGTATTGACTCTTCTGAAACAGAATACCGTAGATGTGCAAATGCGTTCGTCCAAAAGCTCAGAAGAACAACAGAATACAGAGAAATCTGTCTATAGCCATGCAGTCTTCGATTTTCCCGAATGACCATTTTCGAAAATTACATGAAGCTTACACACTGGTGTGGTTTGCAGTATATTTTCCTTTGTTCCGATAATGAAACtgcaataaatttaaaataaatataaatacacgtAGAAAGCTGAATCCACGGAGTCGATTTTCTGGAAAACAGGCAAATAATGAGGCGGACCTTCCTAAGAAAGCTGTATTCCTTTTGAAACGACAATGATGGAAACATGGAAGGCAGCGACACCCTGTGTTTGTTTCACAAATTGCCATAAGATTTAACCGAATCATCGCCATTAAGCATGTTATATTGTTAACTTATACTTCAATAACATTTACCTTAACACTGCGTTGTATATTTAAGAacttacatttgtattttttctcattaaagtagTGGATATCTGCCCAAGCAAATAATGAACAATTCAGAAGGTAAAAATTACTGAAAGTTAATGTCTTGCATAAAATTAGATAAGTTAGATAAACAGTGGGTGGTCGACTCTTAAGATTAACGCAGATCTCAATAgtgaaaacatacattttcagaattaattATCTCAAATTAGTGTGTAATCTATTAGTCATGAAAGtattttataacttatttttattctttgtcaataattttctgaaattttttattttttttggtgcatGGTGATTTTTTCTAAGTGAAGAAATCATTATTCGTATCACCAAATGACTggaaatttttgttttcatttgatttgaaTACATAGAGTATTTTTATCTATCCAACTGAAATGGGTTTTTATCCATCACAGAGTTGTgagaagctgaagcctatccgaATATCACCGAGAGGACATCAAGAACAACGTGGAACACATACACAACCACTTTTTGccaatttagataataataataataataataataataataataataataatccatccatccattttccaatccgctgaatccgaacacagggtcacgggggtctgctggagccaatcccagccaacacagggcacaaggcaggaaacaatcctgggcaggatgccaacccaccgcagataataataataataataataataataataataataataataaaccaaatttgaatatttatgtgacaacagagaaaataaaagtaactGGTGAAAACTGGTGGTAGAAACAAAGTGGTTTACAGATCTATGAGACATTTTATTACTGTCCTATCCTAGTTggaaaaataatagcaataataaatatatactgtttatGCAATACTCCACTTGCAATTATAATATCTAAGTTTTCCACAAATGtggtacatctgcatttgtttaaaaagaaactcaAAGTCTTACatgtacaatattttttggatgataacagattttatgtgtattattattattattattattttgggtttatttaaaatttcagttaaacatacagtaaattgaaACACAGCATTATGTTGGGAGTATGTTGGAATGTGCTGTAATATGGAATCAATAATCAATTTGTCAGTCATATTTTTGGATTTTCAGAGAAACAAGTGGTCTCTGAGAAAGGCCCGTCAAATAGGAGGACATGCACAGTCCACACAGAGAGTCACTTGGTAAAGAAAACAAACCAAGGATGCTTGATTTTTGAGACTGCAGTGTTTACCACTGCACCATTGAGTTATCCTTATGTTAAATTATGCCACTAATATTTTCCATGTTGAGTTATAGCTTCCTTTTACAGcttaattattgtaaataaaagaaaattacaaaaacaagtgAACTCTGACGACAGTTCCTTTAACTATAGGCTACTGTTTCACATAGACCTACATACACTCATTGAGcaaattatttggaatacatgtagACCTGCTTATCCACGCAATTATCTAATCAACAAATCATGTGACAGCAGCACAGTGCATAAAATCATGTAGATATGGTTCAGGATATTTAGTTAATGTTCATATCAAACACCAGaagtatagaaaaaaatgatctcagtgattttgaccaagcactgctgcctcgcagttaggagacctgggttcgcttcccgggtcctccctgcgtggagtttgcatgttctccccgtgtctgcgtgtgtttcctcagggtgctccagtttcctcgcatagtccaaagacattcaggttaggtgcattggtgattctaaattgtccctagtgtgtgtttggtttgtgtgtgtgtgtgtgtgtgtgtcctgcggtgggttggcgccctgcccaggattggttcctgtgttgcgccctgtgttggctgggatttgctccagcagacccccatgaccctgtgttcggattcagtgggttggaaaatggattgatggatggatggattttgactatggcatgattgttggtgacAGACAAGCTGGTTTAAACATTTCTGTAACTtttgatctcctgggattttcacacacaactaaCTCTAAAGTTCACTGTAAATGCAAAAAACATCCATGAACAATAGTTCTCTGAATTGAAataccttgttgatgagagaggtcagaggagaatgagcagactggtttgagctgacagatgggttacagtaactcaaataaccactctgtacaattgtgataaaaagataaacatctcaaaatgcaaaacacattACATCTTGAAGAGGATGGGATATAGGAGCTGACAGATGGgttacagtaactcaaataaccactctgtacaattgtgataaaaaaataaacatctcaaaatgcaaaacacattACATCTTGAAGAGGATGGGatatagcagcagcagcagacaaTGTCAAGTTAAACTCCTGTCagtcaagaacagaaagctgaggctacaGTGGGAACAAGCTCATCAACACTGGATAGATCAAGACGGGAAAAGTGAAGCCTGTTCTAAGGAATCCCAATTTCTGATGAGACACACAGATGGTAGGTTCAGAATTTGATACAACAGCATTAATCCATCCTCCTTGCGTCAGCTGTCCAGGCTGATGGTGGTTGTTTAATGGTGTGGCACACTTTAACTTGTTAATACCAACCAATCATCTCTTGATTGGAATTactatttgagtattgttactgaccatgtgcatcccttcatggccacaatttacccactTCCTAATGATGACTTCCAGCATGGCAATGCACCATGTATGTCACAAAGTAAAAATGGTctaaaactggtttcatgaacatgataaTGGGTTTAGTGTTTGTCAGTGGCCTTCACGGTCAGTGGATATGAATCCCATAGAATGGGATGAGGTGAATGGGAGATTtgtagcatgaatgtgcagctgacaaatctgcagaaattgtgtgacaCAATCGTCTCAACATGCACAGCCATCTCAAGGAAAtgcttccaacatcttgtggaatctacGCTATGAAGAATTGCTGCTGTTGTGAGAGTAAAAGGAGGCTCTATAGTATTAGTAAAGTGTTGCCAATAAAAGTGCTCAGTGAATATATGTGTCATATGAAAAATTACAACACGTTAATTTGTCTTCAAATGCATTAAAAGTTCCTCATCATGTGTTTTCAGGATGGATTACACCTTTAATAATAACTTTCAGCCCATATCACATTCCACCTCTTGTACCTGATCTGTAATTTCAGTATTTCTGGCATAGTCAGAGTTAATAGGTTAACACAAAATTAATGAATACCTATTGAAAAGTAGAAACATATGAACCTGAAGGATGCTTTtacttgtcattcattttatttcagctCCACACACATAGAGTACTATTTAAATATAGTATCTTTGTCATTAGTACCTCAACCTTTCTATAACAGTTACTCTACTTGACAAATTACATTTCACCACCTTCAAAACTCTGTCTTCTCTTTTTAGCAAAAGATacttatccagaaaaaaaaatcaggtacaCCGTACTTGTGTTTAAATCACCCAACCGAATATACATACCATCACAAAATAGTTTTAGGTTAAAAAAATGCACCCATCGACCTGGCCCATTATTGATAGCTTAGGCTAAGAACTGAATTAGGCCAGAAATGGATGGAAGACACTCAGATaacaaactactaaaattggCTTGTGAAATTTGTGGCTGtcattttggaaatttttaaatttGAGAATTGAATTGAGCATGAAGGTTATAATGTCTGTGCTTGTCAACTGCTAAAGAAAAGACTGGCCTTTTAAActgtctcttttattattattttttaaaatttaattctctGTCAATTACAGCACATACAGGTGATATTTAGGgctgttacatttttaattaattaactgaaTTAATTACAACAATAGTAATTGTTTAAATAATTCTATGTTTCAAGTATAGGACAAATAGATGAGAAAgtagaaataagtaaatattacttatgcaaagaaaaatatattttaa includes these proteins:
- the LOC114661294 gene encoding protocadherin alpha-3-like, with amino-acid sequence MVIRENRRLHGYRQISLYSVVLLSFWTNAFAHLRYSVSEESIPGTIIGNVMKDLGLDVRNVEARGFRVISGSKQQLLQVNLKTGDLLVKERIDREMLCDRDQACFTSIKVAMENPLEIHQAEIEIIDINDNSPAFQSKQKTLEILELTQIGSRFPLEGAFDPDSGVNSLKFYQVSQNDYFILEVKEGSQKNKIPVLVLQKALDRELKPKFEFLLTAVDGGNPPRSGDMNITIIVSDVNDNAPVFVEEIYFVTLEENVPLGTLILKVNATDLDKGSNGDVVYSFEESAGNKIKELFELDSYTGEIKVKGLIDFEQKKVYEIEVKATDKGHVPMSSHCTVVIKIKDVNDNAPVIEVPSLTSAVFEDVKPGTVVGLISITDVDSGVNSKIACTTSVTLPFELKPSLQENLYSLTTKARLDRELASQYNITITAKDFGHPSLSSFETVLVNVLDVNDNPPRFSKDFYVFYVEENNTPGTPVLEVSAVDADTNENAVITYYLRENEATENPVVPFLTISSDNGQVFSFITFDFEELKSFKFVVVAKDSGMPSLSSSVTVTVLILDKNDNPPVVVFPSVTNGTAVVEETIARNVKAGYLVTKIRAYDADVGYNAWLSFSLEDATDLSLFRVGHYTGEIRTLRAMTESDVTAHKLLIVVKDNGIVSFSASAKVIVTVAEHTEAHAFSEVKSSPAQNEPENNITYYLIIVLSSVSSLFLISITTVIAIKCHRIYENFKNKNYLSDTNYGEVSGSLFHNQQYQTAEKRLIFVGPEVNRDSVVDVGSNANTLVISDSGIKIQQMVSYC